One genomic region from Sphingobacterium sp. UGAL515B_05 encodes:
- a CDS encoding DEAD/DEAH box helicase — translation MRFDEFGFVPALEEGLESMMFEEATPIQEQTIPIIKEGKDMIACAQTGTGKTAAYMLPILDAIARNSRESILAIILVPTRELAMQIDQQIMGMSYYTGATSIAIYGGGDGMGYEQQKRAIREGVNIIVATPGRLISHLTSMKIDLSHLKHFVLDEADSMLDMGFQDDILRIVSYLPKKKQMLLFSATMPMKIRSFARKILQEPVEVNIAISKPSEGIDQRVYLAYDQQKMELLKNILKDPNYVSVIIFASQKTTVKLLAQELQKQGIDAEGFHSDLEQSKREDIMARFRSRQVRVLVGTDVISRGIDVVGISLVVNYDVPPDPEDYVHRIGRTARAATTGTAITFVNEKDQNRFAQIENLIGYPIEQLPLPEGFEAGPTYNPAKKNPQHKKKRFNRNKNKNYQKAKRA, via the coding sequence TTGAGATTTGATGAATTTGGCTTTGTTCCAGCTTTGGAAGAAGGTTTAGAAAGTATGATGTTTGAGGAGGCTACGCCGATCCAAGAACAGACCATCCCGATTATTAAAGAGGGAAAAGATATGATTGCCTGTGCACAGACAGGTACAGGTAAAACAGCAGCTTATATGTTGCCGATCCTCGATGCAATAGCACGGAATTCAAGGGAATCTATCCTTGCTATTATCCTTGTCCCGACCCGGGAACTTGCTATGCAAATTGACCAGCAGATTATGGGCATGTCTTATTATACGGGTGCAACATCGATAGCCATTTATGGGGGTGGTGATGGTATGGGGTATGAACAGCAAAAACGGGCCATACGAGAGGGGGTAAATATCATTGTTGCTACGCCGGGAAGGTTGATAAGCCATCTTACCTCCATGAAGATTGATCTCTCTCATTTAAAGCACTTTGTTTTGGATGAAGCCGATAGTATGCTGGATATGGGATTTCAAGACGATATTTTACGTATTGTAAGTTATCTACCGAAGAAAAAGCAGATGCTTTTGTTTTCAGCTACGATGCCGATGAAGATCAGGTCTTTTGCCCGAAAAATTCTGCAAGAGCCTGTTGAAGTCAATATTGCCATTTCTAAACCTTCGGAAGGGATAGATCAACGTGTATATCTTGCCTATGATCAACAGAAAATGGAGCTCCTGAAGAATATACTGAAGGATCCCAACTATGTATCTGTTATTATTTTTGCATCTCAAAAAACTACGGTCAAACTTCTCGCTCAGGAATTACAGAAGCAGGGGATTGATGCGGAGGGTTTCCATTCGGATCTCGAACAGTCGAAACGGGAAGATATTATGGCCCGGTTCCGGTCTCGTCAGGTGCGGGTACTGGTAGGGACAGATGTGATATCTCGCGGTATCGATGTGGTGGGAATCAGTTTGGTCGTTAATTACGATGTTCCACCGGATCCGGAAGACTATGTACACCGTATTGGACGTACTGCGCGAGCAGCAACTACAGGAACAGCCATTACCTTTGTCAATGAGAAAGATCAGAACCGTTTCGCTCAGATTGAGAATTTAATAGGTTATCCGATTGAACAACTTCCATTGCCAGAGGGGTTTGAAGCGGGACCTACTTACAATCCTGCCAAAAAGAATCCACAGCATAAGAAGAAGCGTTTCAATAGGAATAAAAATAAAAACTATCAGAAAGCTAAAAGAGCCTGA
- a CDS encoding VOC family protein, with protein MSNSSTENKFVNQQIQYLEFVSSDLERAKAFYSTSFGWEFTDYGPAYTAFGGKYVDGGFTFGDPINGSILVVIYADDLQATRDQVIRAGGTILKDIFSFPGGKRFQFQDPDGYELAVWTVE; from the coding sequence ATGAGCAATAGCAGTACAGAAAACAAATTTGTTAACCAGCAGATCCAATACCTTGAGTTTGTATCAAGCGACCTTGAACGTGCCAAAGCATTCTACTCAACGAGTTTCGGTTGGGAGTTTACGGATTACGGGCCAGCATATACGGCTTTTGGCGGAAAATATGTTGATGGTGGTTTTACATTTGGTGACCCCATAAATGGCAGTATTCTCGTCGTTATCTATGCCGACGATCTGCAGGCTACGCGTGATCAGGTTATCCGTGCTGGCGGGACTATATTAAAAGATATTTTTAGCTTTCCCGGAGGAAAAAGATTTCAGTTCCAGGATCCTGACGGATATGAATTGGCCGTATGGACTGTTGAATAA
- a CDS encoding DMT family transporter, translating to MKHSYFMLHLAVLCLGLSGVFGKLISLNEGILTWYRVFLAATILFFILKWYKIPTDFTFKEKLHIAKNGLLLTASWLLFYASIKYSNISIGVICYCMASFFTAIFAPMINKAKFRLSEILLSGLTLCGIALIFHFDTSHQLGIVLGIISPAFASLYAINNERLTKKYNAICINYYQMVGGALGLACLLPFYIQHYPISTFIPNVLDILYLIILSLCSTVGVYLAFTEILKKISAFTLNLSLNLEPIYAILIAFLFLNEAKELNLSFYAGLFLVVSSVLLQYWISSKKSA from the coding sequence ATGAAACATTCATATTTCATGCTGCACCTTGCTGTGCTGTGCCTGGGACTATCTGGCGTATTTGGAAAACTGATTTCACTTAACGAGGGGATACTCACATGGTACCGTGTATTTTTAGCTGCCACTATCCTATTTTTTATTCTAAAATGGTATAAAATACCTACAGATTTTACTTTCAAAGAGAAACTGCATATTGCAAAAAATGGGCTACTATTGACAGCATCCTGGCTATTATTCTATGCTAGCATCAAATATTCAAACATTTCCATCGGCGTGATCTGCTACTGTATGGCGAGTTTTTTCACCGCTATTTTTGCACCGATGATCAATAAAGCGAAATTCAGATTGTCTGAAATTCTGTTGAGTGGGCTTACGTTGTGCGGTATTGCACTGATATTTCACTTCGATACCTCACACCAGCTAGGCATAGTCTTAGGGATAATTTCTCCGGCTTTTGCTTCTCTTTATGCTATTAACAACGAACGATTGACCAAAAAGTACAATGCCATCTGCATCAACTATTACCAAATGGTTGGCGGTGCACTCGGACTAGCTTGCTTACTGCCTTTTTACATTCAGCACTATCCAATCAGCACTTTCATTCCCAATGTCCTGGATATTTTATATCTAATCATCCTATCGTTATGTAGCACTGTGGGAGTCTATCTGGCATTTACAGAAATCTTAAAGAAGATATCGGCATTTACTTTGAACTTAAGCTTAAATCTTGAGCCTATATATGCTATTTTGATTGCCTTTTTATTTCTGAATGAAGCAAAAGAATTAAACCTATCCTTCTATGCAGGACTGTTTTTGGTTGTTTCATCTGTGTTATTGCAATATTGGATCAGCAGTAAAAAGAGTGCTTAA
- a CDS encoding efflux transporter outer membrane subunit: MKKFHHYITIFASTTLLLSACSVGKKYTRQEIVMPENFKNSEVVLTSDTLQLSWRKFVQDPLLTSIIEKALSNNTDVNVALLNMQQLELAYKQSKKGLLPTADLSIGANRTWLSSNSLNGSLSDQFIGTPYMDDYSATLRLSWEADIWGKVKMQKEESLANFFGQKENLSALKTRVIVQVIQSYYNLIALDEQLKIAQRNVQLSDSTLSMIRLQYNSSLVSSLAVEQAEAQKKTAELLIPLAHQNMAVEENALSILCGGFPEGIQRTASLDDTIVGDGLAAGVPAELLSRRPDVRAAEYAVVAATSRMGLAKAAMYPSLSLTPSIGTNSIQFNKWFDLPGSIVKTIAGNIAQPIFQKGALKTNYEISVIEREKIALQFKQSVMVAVSEVSDALAKIKHTEQRLQLIHAKSNALAKATADAALLYKSGMANYLEVITAQNNALQNDLERITVKREKLNAAIDLYRALGGGTDTLPSNTP, encoded by the coding sequence ATGAAAAAATTTCATCACTATATAACAATTTTCGCAAGCACTACCCTGTTGTTGTCCGCATGCAGCGTGGGAAAAAAATACACACGTCAGGAGATAGTAATGCCCGAAAATTTCAAAAACAGCGAGGTTGTCCTGACGTCTGATACGCTACAGTTATCCTGGCGTAAATTTGTACAGGATCCCTTGTTGACCTCAATCATTGAGAAGGCATTATCCAACAATACAGACGTCAATGTTGCACTCCTCAACATGCAACAATTGGAACTCGCGTACAAGCAGTCTAAGAAAGGATTACTGCCAACAGCTGATTTAAGCATTGGAGCGAACAGAACATGGTTATCGAGCAACTCCTTGAATGGCTCACTGAGCGACCAATTTATTGGGACGCCTTATATGGACGATTATAGCGCCACGCTCAGATTGTCTTGGGAAGCCGATATCTGGGGAAAGGTAAAAATGCAAAAAGAGGAATCCTTGGCCAATTTTTTTGGCCAAAAGGAAAATTTATCGGCCCTGAAAACCCGGGTTATTGTACAGGTCATCCAGTCCTATTATAATCTGATTGCTTTGGATGAGCAGCTTAAGATTGCACAAAGAAATGTTCAATTGAGCGATAGTACACTTAGCATGATACGTTTGCAATACAACTCATCACTGGTCAGTTCGCTTGCCGTGGAGCAAGCCGAAGCTCAGAAGAAAACTGCTGAATTGTTAATTCCTCTAGCCCATCAAAACATGGCTGTAGAAGAAAATGCACTGAGCATTCTTTGCGGAGGTTTCCCCGAGGGTATTCAACGTACAGCAAGTTTAGATGATACGATTGTTGGAGACGGACTTGCCGCAGGGGTGCCGGCCGAACTCTTGAGCCGCAGACCAGATGTCAGAGCAGCTGAATACGCGGTTGTGGCAGCTACAAGCAGAATGGGACTCGCCAAAGCAGCGATGTACCCTTCCCTAAGCTTGACACCATCCATTGGTACAAACTCCATTCAATTTAACAAATGGTTTGATCTACCGGGTTCGATCGTAAAAACAATAGCGGGGAATATTGCACAGCCAATTTTCCAGAAAGGTGCTTTAAAAACAAACTATGAGATATCGGTCATCGAACGCGAAAAGATAGCACTGCAGTTTAAACAGTCGGTTATGGTCGCCGTTTCAGAAGTTTCGGATGCCTTGGCAAAAATCAAACATACGGAACAGCGCCTGCAACTTATCCATGCCAAATCAAATGCCCTCGCCAAAGCCACCGCTGATGCAGCCCTACTTTACAAAAGTGGGATGGCAAACTATTTGGAAGTGATAACTGCCCAAAACAATGCGCTCCAAAATGATTTAGAACGTATTACAGTAAAGCGGGAAAAGCTCAATGCAGCCATAGATCTTTACCGTGCGCTGGGTGGCGGAACAGATACTTTACCCTCGAATACGCCATAA
- a CDS encoding efflux RND transporter permease subunit, which produces MLKKFIDRPVLATVISIIFVILGVIGLFRLPQTRFPDIAPPTVQVTGSYPGGNSETVLRSVVTPLEEQINGVEDMEYITSTASNDGTFSVRIVFKAGVNPDQAAVNVQNRVQQATPILPQEVVRMGLTTSKQQNSMIMIFNIYTEDNKKYDELFLQNYVNINLIPQIKRVPGVGQAMVFGSKDYSMRVWLNPQKMASYGLVPQEVIAAISKQSLESAPGKLGEESKAPLEYVIRYKGKKNLPEQYENIIVKNNDVQIVRLKDVARIEFGSISYSGNSQNNGLNTVTIGIFQTSGSNANEIEIGIDKQIEIAQRSFPPGIKIFKLISTKERLDESTAQVRSTLIEAFILVFLVVFLFLQDIRSTIIPAIAVPVAIVGTFFFLLVFGFTINILTLFALVLAIGIVVDDAIVVVEAVHGKMETSNLTGKQATHSAMSEITGAVISITLVMCAVFIPIGFMTGSSGMFYKQFAYTLVIAIVISAINALTLTPALCALLLKNTHAENHDGQTPNTGFSQRFFKAFNAGFENMTNRYVGSLKFLAKKKWISALLILATIGVAGYLMTSTSKSFVPMEDDNFVVYSLEMPPGTGLDRTTKAVEKIEKLLADIPSIESHTSITGFNMIGNNSSAAYATGFIRLKDKKKRGEMNDIDQIHQVISQKLSSVKEGNAMAFRSPPVDGYGMMNGAELVLQDRAGKSPVELKAMSDSVIAQIMKQPGVQFAYTMFRADYPQMELEVDEDKAAQLGVDVSEMLSSVQTYFAGDQSLNFNRFGKFYRIAVKADGIYRTDKEAFNEIFVKNNLGQMVPVNTLVTLRKVYGPESVTRYNLYNSLTINVVSTPGISNGAIMETLEKNVLTKLPGDYSYEWTGLSLEEKSSGNQTVLILALSLLFVYFLLSAQYESYLLPLAVLLSIPTGMIGSFLGTRAIGLDNNIYVQVGLIMLIGLLAKNAILIVEFALQRRRAGSSLIDSALEGARARLRPILMTSLAFIAGMVPLMFATGGTATGNHSISTGAAMGMLSGVILGVIIIPLLYLVFQYLQEKVSGKKLTDNTVHNTND; this is translated from the coding sequence ATGTTAAAGAAATTTATTGACAGGCCAGTTTTGGCAACTGTTATATCTATCATATTTGTCATACTGGGGGTTATCGGTCTTTTTAGGCTGCCTCAAACGCGATTCCCGGATATCGCCCCGCCCACGGTCCAAGTTACCGGAAGCTATCCCGGAGGAAATAGCGAAACAGTATTGAGGTCAGTTGTTACACCCCTTGAAGAGCAAATCAATGGTGTGGAGGACATGGAATACATTACATCAACTGCAAGTAACGATGGTACATTCTCTGTGCGTATTGTCTTTAAAGCAGGTGTAAATCCAGATCAGGCAGCCGTAAATGTGCAAAACAGAGTACAACAGGCTACTCCTATCCTGCCACAGGAAGTTGTCCGAATGGGATTAACGACTTCCAAGCAACAAAATAGTATGATCATGATATTTAATATCTATACAGAAGATAATAAAAAATATGATGAACTATTTTTACAGAATTATGTGAACATCAACTTGATCCCACAGATCAAGCGTGTACCTGGAGTCGGTCAGGCCATGGTATTCGGTTCCAAAGACTATTCGATGCGTGTATGGTTGAATCCGCAAAAAATGGCGAGCTATGGACTCGTGCCACAAGAAGTCATTGCTGCAATTTCCAAACAAAGTCTGGAATCTGCACCTGGAAAATTAGGGGAAGAATCAAAAGCACCACTGGAATATGTCATACGCTATAAAGGGAAAAAGAACCTTCCAGAACAGTATGAGAACATTATCGTTAAAAACAATGACGTTCAGATCGTACGCTTAAAGGATGTGGCACGTATCGAGTTTGGCTCGATCAGTTATAGCGGTAATTCGCAAAATAATGGACTCAATACCGTTACCATTGGTATATTTCAGACATCAGGCTCCAACGCCAATGAAATTGAAATCGGAATCGACAAACAGATTGAAATAGCGCAACGCTCCTTCCCTCCAGGAATCAAGATTTTTAAATTGATCAGTACCAAAGAACGCTTGGATGAAAGTACAGCTCAAGTACGTTCGACATTGATTGAAGCCTTTATTTTGGTTTTCTTAGTTGTTTTCTTATTCCTGCAGGATATACGATCGACTATTATTCCAGCAATCGCTGTACCAGTAGCTATCGTAGGTACGTTCTTCTTCCTGCTGGTGTTTGGCTTTACAATCAATATATTGACGTTATTTGCCCTAGTACTCGCCATTGGTATTGTTGTCGATGATGCAATTGTCGTCGTCGAAGCAGTACATGGAAAGATGGAGACTTCCAACTTAACCGGTAAGCAGGCTACCCATAGTGCCATGAGTGAAATCACAGGGGCTGTAATCTCCATTACCTTGGTTATGTGTGCAGTTTTTATTCCCATTGGATTTATGACAGGTTCATCGGGCATGTTTTATAAACAGTTTGCCTATACCCTTGTTATCGCCATTGTGATCTCTGCGATCAATGCCTTGACACTGACACCAGCACTCTGCGCATTATTGCTTAAAAATACGCACGCCGAAAATCACGACGGGCAGACCCCGAACACGGGATTTTCTCAACGTTTTTTCAAAGCGTTTAACGCTGGCTTCGAAAACATGACCAATCGATACGTTGGTTCATTAAAATTCCTGGCAAAGAAAAAATGGATTTCGGCACTTTTGATACTGGCTACGATCGGTGTTGCCGGATACCTCATGACAAGCACTTCCAAAAGTTTTGTACCAATGGAAGACGATAACTTTGTCGTATACAGTTTAGAAATGCCCCCAGGAACGGGACTTGATCGAACCACAAAAGCAGTAGAAAAAATCGAAAAACTACTAGCCGATATCCCTTCTATTGAAAGCCATACAAGTATTACTGGATTCAATATGATCGGCAACAACTCCAGCGCAGCCTATGCAACAGGATTCATACGCCTGAAAGATAAAAAGAAACGTGGTGAGATGAACGATATCGATCAGATTCACCAAGTGATCTCACAAAAATTATCCAGTGTCAAAGAAGGTAACGCAATGGCCTTTCGCTCCCCTCCTGTTGATGGTTATGGTATGATGAATGGCGCGGAACTCGTTTTGCAGGACAGGGCTGGTAAATCGCCGGTAGAGCTCAAAGCAATGTCCGACTCCGTTATTGCGCAGATTATGAAACAACCCGGGGTACAGTTTGCCTATACCATGTTCAGAGCAGATTATCCACAGATGGAGTTAGAAGTCGATGAAGACAAAGCTGCCCAACTTGGTGTAGATGTCAGTGAAATGCTTTCGTCCGTTCAAACTTACTTTGCAGGTGACCAATCATTGAATTTCAATCGTTTCGGTAAATTCTATCGGATAGCAGTTAAAGCGGATGGGATCTATAGAACCGATAAAGAAGCCTTCAACGAAATATTTGTCAAGAATAATCTTGGCCAAATGGTTCCGGTGAACACTTTGGTTACACTTCGTAAAGTGTATGGTCCTGAGTCGGTGACTCGTTATAATTTATACAATTCACTCACGATAAACGTGGTTAGCACGCCTGGTATCAGTAATGGTGCGATCATGGAAACATTGGAGAAAAATGTATTGACCAAGTTACCGGGAGACTATAGCTACGAATGGACGGGACTTAGCTTGGAAGAGAAGTCTTCGGGCAATCAAACCGTACTTATCCTAGCATTAAGCCTACTATTTGTATATTTCTTACTATCAGCACAGTATGAAAGTTATTTATTGCCCCTTGCCGTACTGTTATCAATCCCAACAGGTATGATCGGCTCTTTCCTAGGAACACGGGCCATTGGATTGGACAACAATATCTACGTCCAGGTCGGCTTGATCATGCTCATCGGTCTCTTGGCAAAAAATGCCATTTTGATTGTTGAATTTGCTTTACAGCGGAGAAGAGCAGGCTCCTCACTCATTGATTCGGCTTTAGAAGGAGCAAGAGCTCGTCTACGCCCAATCTTGATGACTTCATTGGCTTTCATTGCCGGCATGGTACCCTTGATGTTTGCGACCGGCGGGACGGCTACAGGTAACCATTCCATCAGTACCGGAGCAGCAATGGGTATGTTAAGCGGTGTTATCCTTGGGGTAATTATTATACCATTACTGTACCTGGTGTTCCAATATTTGCAAGAAAAAGTTTCGGGTAAAAAACTTACGGACAATACAGTACACAATACAAACGATTAA